A stretch of bacterium DNA encodes these proteins:
- a CDS encoding NYN domain-containing protein, with protein sequence MEYRGQRIGVFVDIQNLYYSAKHLFNAYVNFQQIIRSGAGKGQLVRAIAYGVKAYIPKEERFFGALKEAGFEVKLKNLQVFPGGMKKGDWDVGIVVDIIRLVDKLDVVVLASGDGDYLDLVEFLQNRGIYVVIFAFSETASAKLIKKADLFVDMGSDRKAFLLKNIK encoded by the coding sequence ATGGAGTATAGAGGACAACGGATAGGAGTTTTTGTAGACATACAAAATCTGTATTATTCTGCTAAACATCTATTTAATGCTTATGTAAATTTTCAACAAATAATTAGATCTGGAGCCGGAAAAGGGCAATTGGTGAGAGCTATTGCTTATGGAGTAAAAGCATATATCCCCAAAGAAGAAAGATTTTTTGGAGCTTTAAAAGAGGCAGGTTTTGAAGTTAAACTTAAAAACCTTCAAGTATTTCCGGGTGGGATGAAAAAAGGTGATTGGGATGTAGGGATTGTGGTGGATATTATCCGCTTAGTAGACAAGTTGGATGTAGTAGTTTTAGCTTCTGGTGATGGCGACTACCTTGATTTAGTTGAGTTTTTGCAAAATAGGGGTATATATGTGGTTATCTTTGCTTTTTCTGAAACAGCTTCTGCCAAATTAATAAAAAAAGCAGATCTTTTTGTCGATATGGGTTCAGATCGGAAAGCTTTTTTGCTTAAAAATATAAAATAG